ATCGTTGATTCCAGTTCCAAAGTAAAGATCAAAGACGTATGGATTAGTGTCGCAGGGGATAAAATAATCGAAGGAAAAGTGGTAGGTGCGGTGGCGTAATTTATGTGCCATTTTCTGCTGCAATCCTTCGCCTCGAGGAGGGGTAAACTTCACAACGCCAGCATAGTGTGGTCCATCGCCATTTGGAATGGCTGGCAGATTGTTCCATACATTTTCCCCTGCAAAGCAGCCCAGTGCGCCGTGAACGAAACCAGGTGCATTGTAAAACCAGTCAGTTGTAGTCTGTTTGTATTGTCGCCATCTAGCGCAATGTGCATCTAGTTCTGAAGTATGTCTTAGGTAATTGTTGTCACCATTCTCAAAGCTGTGATTCCGGATGAGATTGGTCGGTTGTCCATTACCTTGCATTTGGATTCCAAAGAAAAGGACAAAGGATAACAAAGCAAGTAGTTTTTCAGGGACTACGATGTGTCTTGAGATTTTGTGCGACCCTTTCATTGCAAAGTGTAAATTACGGGTGATTTTTGCGAAAGTTAGAATTGAAAGCAAAGATTCAGCTCTGGCCAAAATTGCCATTTCCGATTCCCATTGCCTATGTATTTTTGATTTAGAATTTCAGCGGATGCTTCCAATTCCAGACGATTGGTCAACCTCATACCTATTCCCGAACGAAGTCGCGGAGAGATTCCAAACTCATTAAGAAAAACAACGGGAAGGCCGACGTCCGAAGGATATAATTTGGCATGACGCCAAACGATTGCGGTTCTTGGATCAATGAACCAATTGACTCGTTTGACATCACTTCCAAAGTATCCACAAAACCGAATACCCAAAATTAGGGAGAGGTCATTTTGGTGGGTGCGGCCGTCTAGAAATCGTGGTTCTATTGGAGGATTATTTGAAGGCCATTCAAAGAATCTGACAAATTCGTAATACTTGTTTCGATATTCTAAATCGATATGAAATGAGATGTGCTTTGAATCCCGAATTGTGCGTTGAAATTCTCCAGAAAAACGAAGATTGGCCCTATTTAGTGCAGAATAAATTGGGTAATAGATTCCCAAAACATCAATTTTCAGCGCATTGCGCCTATTCTTGACGGGTTCTTGCCCGAAGCACCTTCCTCCGATCGTCACAACGACAATCAGCAATAAACATTTCGCTATCCTACGCATATCCATCCTCCATTCAAAACCATACCCCAAGACTTACCTCGGGATAGGCATCTATCTTATAAATATCCGACCCTAGCAGTCGATAAGGTCCCACATCGCCTGAGATCTCTAAGCCGATTCGTCTCAGGATGCGGAATTCTACACCTCCACGAAGGCGCGCCGTCGCGCCCAATCGATTTTTTCGGCCATAGTCCGTCATTCCTCCAGCATCTTGAAACTTGGCATGACTTGCGACGATTCCTGCTCGTAGTTCAGCATACAAACCTAGACCGAAGCCATCACGTTTGATCAGGCCCTTTGTCAATCGTGGACCCGCGAGCAGGTTCAAGTCCATTTGGTGCGAAACTGCAAAATCCATCCAATTGCCATTCGGATTATACACTGAAAACACGTCTGGACGCTTCGAAAACATGACCTCGCCTACCATGGAAAGGTATTGGATATTCGGCATCTTCCGTTCATACCTCAAGTCCGCATTCCACCAAAAAAACTGAAGGGTACCTGCACGTATCACCATGACCGGGCCCAACAAGTTGGTTTTGATGCCATTTTTGAGCACGATTTCCGCAGTCTGTCCCCAAGCAGTGGCAAACAACAGCAGAAGGCATAGTGTGCAGATGAGGTTTCTCATTGCTTGATCTCCTTTTTGAGGGCATCGACATCCTGTTGCAGTGCTTGGTTGGTGGCGATGATCTTCTGATTTTCTGCCTTCAATTCCAATAAATACAAAGTCAGTTCTTCTATTTTTTCAAGAGACTTTGCTTGCATTTCACCAAGGTCAATGCCTTCCATGGCTACCTCACCTGCACTTGGAACTCCTGGCAAATGACCGTTTGCCGCGATGAAAGCGGCCACTTCAGAAAGTGGCATCAGTTTGTAATCTGATTGGAATACATAGTCTGCCCAAGCTGGATAAACGTGGGCCGCTTTTGCACGGATATGACCATTCACACAGAGTTTGTATTCTCGGTTCCCCTCAAAAAAATTCGCTGTGCCGACACCAATGTGGTTAGCAACAAGGATATCCCCACCAAATTGCACAGTCTTTGCGGACTGCATGTTCACCTTAAGCTTTGAATTTTGGTTACCTCCAGTTTCAAGGAAGCCGTCTGTGCCATTGTGCCCAATCGTCATTGCATTGTTGGCATTTGACGCTTGCTGAATGGAAGTGGAGCCATTGGCTGAAACCAAAGCCAAGCTACCTGACCCACCTACTGATTCGACACGCCCAAAGGTACCATTGTGTGAGAGCGCCACGAAGTTCGCAGGATTGGTTGCTTGCGCCACTTTGGTCGTGCCGAGTACAAAAAGTCGTGTCCCAATTGCTGGGGAAGATCCGATGCCGACCGCACCTTGCTCATTTAACTGTAGGCCTTCAGGAAAAGACACCGTCGCATCAGCGATTTGGGATGGCGCCACACTAAATTGCAGTATCCCAGCGGCGGATTGATATTCCATTTTTGCGGCGGTACCAAGTTGGTAGTGATGCTGTGTCGCTCCATTTTGGTACATGTTGAACCCAATGGTCCGCACGACATCGCTGACGCCAAGATCCTGACGGTTGAAGGTCACTCCCATATGGTCATAAACCTGAAATGCTGCCTTAGCGTCTGCACCCTGTACTACGACATTGCCCGCTGGCGTGACACGCATCCGCTCAATCCCGTTGCTGTACACACGAAATGCAATCGGATTGGTCGTACCGATGAAGCAATCTGGACCAGCGGCATTCCCATCGCCATCCCAGATCAAAAGGTTGCAATCTCCACCGCCCGTGCCTGGATCGGTTGCTTTTCCGAGACTGCCATCTGGCATCACAATCACGCTGGCCGTATCGGTTGAGGAAAGCGAGGAGATTCTGACCGTTCCAGTGGCACTTAGGCTCAGTCGTTCGGTGCCGTCGGTCTTCAAAACCAGTGGTGTGGGATTTGTTGTTCCAATAAAACAGTTGGAACTTGGAGCATTGCCGCCTGTTGTCCACGGTGTTTGTCCAAAGCCGCTAATAAATGAGCCAACAGACAACACAGCCATCAAAATGGACTTTTTAAAAGAGATTCTTGTGCACATAGGCATGATTGGTTAAGAAATAGAGGGTTAAAAGCTTGAAGTTAATGACATTCTTGTGGATTCCAAACGGGATTTTACAACACACGCGTAAATCGTGGAGGTGTACACCAAGGGTTTATGTAGATCATAGGAGGCGTAGGCCTCCCGCCGAAACGCCGATGCTGCAGCCAACCGCGTCCCGCGTGCAGGAGCCTCCAGCTGAATTTTGAGGAGCCAATCATTCGTCTGCGATCCAATCGAATAGATATTCGTCCTTGTATTCGATTTCGAATTTTTTGAGGAAGCCGATGTATTCCTTCTTGAAGGACTTTTTGCGATGATGCTCTTTTTGATTCATGATGTATTTGATGATGATGTCCAATGTAGAACGGCTGTAAGAGAAGGCTCCGAATCCTTCCTGCCATCGAAAAGCATGTCTTGAAAATCCGCGTTCCTTGATGAAGGCATTGCTCGATTTTTTCACTTCGCGCACCAAATCGGAGAGTCGGCATTCGGGTCTCAATCCGATCAGGAAATGAATGTGGTCTGGCATGCCATTGATGGCCAGCATTTTTTGGCCGTTGGCTTGGACAATCGCCGTGATGTACCTGTAAAGCTCCTCCTCCCACGAGGCGTGGATCAATGCCTCGCGGTATTTTACCGCAAAGACAACTTGAATGTGCATTTGAGAATATGTATTTGCCATAGCAATATTTGACTCCGCTAGAGTCATTGATGAAAATGATAATTAAACATTTGCCTCCCCCCACCAACATTTGACTCCTCCCGAGTCATCGACCCCAGCGGGACTAAAGAATCTTCCGACATTTCCAGAAATGGCCCTGTACGCCGAATTTGGCCGCTTTCTTGCCTCCAATTCTATCAATATTCCAAGTCTTGCGACCGTCTCGCTGACCCTCGGAATCAGTTTGGAAAGAAAAACGATAGAATTATGAATCAAAAAAATCAAGGAATCGCGGGCAAAAAGAAGACTTCCGTATTGCTCCATCTGGACACTTCCCATCAACGGAAGGAGGACGGAAAAAGCAGGTTCTACCTCAAAGTGCGCGTACAAGGAAAGCCACAATTGTACGACATTCTTCCCGAAGTATACATGGATCGGAAGTATTGGGTTCACGAGACCGACGAGTCGGGTGCCGAGAAAAAGAAAATGCGCATCCAGCACGCAAAGGGAAATCCGAATTCGAGGCAATTGGAGATGACCGTGCTTGGGAAACTGAGCGAGATGATGGGCATCATCGAGGACTTGGGCAACCAAGGCCATGCCGTGACCCATGCCATGATCGGGCAGCGCTGGAAAGGCACTGGCATCAAGACGCTGGTCGAATACATCGAGGCGCGGATGGAGGATGAGCGTGCGGAGGTTCGGGCAAGCACTTTCATCAAATGGCGCTCCTGCCTACGGGCAATCCGAGCCTACGACCCACAGGTATTGCTCACTGAGGTTACGCCCGAATGGTTGCGGGGCTACGAGGAATACCTACGACACATTAAGCCACATGCGAGAATTTTGGAAATAGAGGGCAGCGAAAGGGTTGTTAAGGGCAAAGGAAAGGGCTTAGGGCAGAATGCAATCGTCGGCAATTTCAAGTTCCTCTCGAAATACCTTCGCGATGCGCTCGTGCGAAACTTCATCACCAAGAACCCGATGGAGGTTTTCAGGCATGAGACCAAGGCAAGGAAGAGGCTCCAATGGGTCACGCCGAACAGGAACATCCTTTCTGAATCTGAGATCGCTCGCTTGCATGAGGCCTACGAGGGCAAGGAACTCCTGAATTTGTTTCCAAAAGGCTCGAAGGGCATCAAGCTCCACAACGTGTTGCAGCAGGTGCTTGCGGCGATCTACTCGGGATTCCGTTTCAGTGACATCGCCCAATTCCAAGACCAACTGAAGATGACGGTCACAGACACCCATCTCAAGCTGACGATGCGCAAGGTGAACAAGCAACAAACCATCAAGATCACGCAGAAATTGCGCTCGGTGTTGTCGCTGGAAAACGGAGGCTCGTTGTTCGATGCGCCGATCATGACCAACTCCTCGATGAACACGAATCTCAGGAAGATATTGGATTGCCTCGGGATCGAGAAGTACCTGAGCTGGCACGACCTCCGCAGGACTTTTGCATCCCATCTACAATCCATGAACGTGGACATCAAGAAAGTCTCGAAGTTGTTGGGGCATTCATCGGTCGTCGTGACGGAGAAATATGTCAAGACCCAAGACTACGACCTCGACAGGGCGATGGACGTTTGGGACGACGAACCCGCAAGCCCGACGGGAATGGCAGACCGCAAGCTCATGGGCTTGGTGGTCGATCTCGTGGAG
The DNA window shown above is from Bacteroidota bacterium and carries:
- the tnpA gene encoding IS200/IS605 family transposase encodes the protein MANTYSQMHIQVVFAVKYREALIHASWEEELYRYITAIVQANGQKMLAINGMPDHIHFLIGLRPECRLSDLVREVKKSSNAFIKERGFSRHAFRWQEGFGAFSYSRSTLDIIIKYIMNQKEHHRKKSFKKEYIGFLKKFEIEYKDEYLFDWIADE
- a CDS encoding site-specific integrase, producing MNQKNQGIAGKKKTSVLLHLDTSHQRKEDGKSRFYLKVRVQGKPQLYDILPEVYMDRKYWVHETDESGAEKKKMRIQHAKGNPNSRQLEMTVLGKLSEMMGIIEDLGNQGHAVTHAMIGQRWKGTGIKTLVEYIEARMEDERAEVRASTFIKWRSCLRAIRAYDPQVLLTEVTPEWLRGYEEYLRHIKPHARILEIEGSERVVKGKGKGLGQNAIVGNFKFLSKYLRDALVRNFITKNPMEVFRHETKARKRLQWVTPNRNILSESEIARLHEAYEGKELLNLFPKGSKGIKLHNVLQQVLAAIYSGFRFSDIAQFQDQLKMTVTDTHLKLTMRKVNKQQTIKITQKLRSVLSLENGGSLFDAPIMTNSSMNTNLRKILDCLGIEKYLSWHDLRRTFASHLQSMNVDIKKVSKLLGHSSVVVTEKYVKTQDYDLDRAMDVWDDEPASPTGMADRKLMGLVVDLVEENPGLVLPTELAAMLVQYRRAM